One Nostoc punctiforme PCC 73102 DNA window includes the following coding sequences:
- a CDS encoding serine/threonine phosphatase: MLICPQCKFENPKSNKFCQSCGTSLTHKVCPECSAEDVPVNALLCHNCGTECGTVFWAIIAKETIGEALGVKIDEGDVGLEENEEAISSSSPLSLSSQIALGSYLDSQERYQLLDALPTQSETATIAVTGARVLDCQPYQISPIDAILASQQSDLLTPSLDASGIPHLAKPYIALHSQSQREIPLIHDAWQQGDMQVVIIEDRSNWQPLLDLWQEETTSSLKILHWCYQMTQLWALLEPVNCRQSLLDLSNLRLDEDQTLALQRLYVESSSSLPVSKSSEDAEAQTSAIPEEPLTIQALGRVWQALFRQSQRTQFGSVVQMLGDLDVGKIHTIAQLRSRLEEISIELEALGTATLPPIKENNTTVPTMPQSDEPEDIISKIDDMPTVVLAMQLSSLEDAGRTDVGRQRHHNEDYFGIETKIQKLELPKSRILEGHGLYILCDGMGGHAGGEIASELAVNTLRQYFQEHWIANQLPTEDSIREAVYLANEAIYKLNQQDARSGVGRMGTTLVMLLIQDTQAAVAHVGDSRLYRLTRKGGLEQVTVDHEVGQREITRGVEASIAYARPDAYQLTQALGPRDENSINPDVGFFEINEDTLLLLASDGLSDNDLLETHWQTHLEPLLSSGANLEQGVTKLIDLGNQYNGHDNITGILIRAKVRPNLES, translated from the coding sequence ATGCTGATTTGCCCTCAGTGTAAATTTGAAAACCCCAAAAGCAACAAATTCTGTCAAAGCTGTGGCACATCCCTGACCCACAAAGTTTGTCCTGAATGCAGCGCCGAAGATGTACCTGTAAATGCACTACTTTGTCACAACTGTGGCACGGAATGTGGAACAGTGTTTTGGGCAATTATTGCTAAAGAAACGATTGGGGAAGCTTTGGGAGTAAAGATAGATGAGGGAGATGTGGGATTAGAGGAAAATGAAGAAGCAATATCCTCGTCATCTCCTTTATCCCTTAGTTCTCAGATTGCATTAGGCTCTTATTTAGACTCCCAAGAGCGCTATCAATTGTTAGATGCGCTACCTACCCAAAGTGAAACTGCTACTATTGCTGTTACAGGTGCGAGAGTTCTAGACTGCCAACCGTATCAAATATCACCAATTGATGCAATACTAGCAAGTCAACAATCAGATTTACTAACGCCATCATTAGATGCAAGTGGAATTCCTCACCTTGCGAAACCTTATATTGCCTTACACTCTCAAAGTCAGCGCGAGATACCACTGATTCACGATGCATGGCAGCAGGGGGATATGCAGGTAGTAATAATTGAAGACCGCTCAAATTGGCAGCCTTTACTTGACTTATGGCAAGAAGAGACAACAAGTTCGTTAAAAATTTTGCACTGGTGTTATCAAATGACCCAACTTTGGGCATTGTTGGAACCAGTAAATTGTCGTCAAAGCCTTTTAGATTTATCAAATTTGCGATTGGATGAAGACCAAACGCTGGCGCTACAAAGATTGTATGTGGAATCATCAAGTTCTCTGCCCGTCAGCAAGTCGTCAGAAGATGCCGAAGCCCAAACATCTGCTATTCCAGAGGAGCCGTTAACCATTCAAGCTTTGGGGCGAGTTTGGCAAGCACTATTTAGGCAGTCTCAACGCACTCAATTTGGCTCTGTAGTACAGATGTTGGGAGATTTAGATGTAGGTAAGATTCACACAATCGCACAATTGCGATCGCGTTTGGAGGAAATCTCTATTGAACTGGAAGCACTAGGAACCGCAACTTTGCCCCCAATAAAGGAGAACAATACTACTGTGCCGACTATGCCGCAATCAGACGAACCAGAAGATATCATTAGCAAAATTGATGATATGCCAACTGTTGTGCTGGCGATGCAGTTAAGTAGCTTGGAAGATGCAGGACGCACAGATGTAGGTCGTCAACGTCATCATAATGAAGACTACTTTGGTATTGAAACCAAAATTCAAAAGTTGGAGTTGCCTAAAAGTCGAATTCTAGAAGGGCACGGTTTGTATATTCTCTGCGATGGTATGGGTGGACATGCTGGCGGCGAGATAGCCAGTGAGTTAGCAGTTAACACCCTACGGCAATACTTTCAAGAACACTGGATTGCCAATCAATTGCCAACAGAAGATAGCATTCGTGAGGCAGTGTATTTAGCTAATGAGGCGATTTACAAGCTCAATCAACAAGATGCCCGTTCTGGAGTAGGGCGTATGGGTACAACTCTAGTAATGCTCTTAATTCAAGATACTCAAGCAGCAGTTGCTCATGTGGGAGATAGCCGTCTCTATCGCTTGACGCGTAAGGGGGGATTAGAACAAGTCACAGTAGATCATGAAGTTGGCCAACGGGAAATTACCCGAGGAGTAGAAGCAAGCATAGCTTACGCCCGCCCGGATGCCTACCAACTCACCCAAGCTTTAGGACCTCGTGATGAAAACTCGATTAATCCTGATGTAGGCTTTTTTGAGATTAATGAAGATACTCTTCTGCTTTTGGCATCGGACGGTCTATCAGATAATGATTTACTAGAAACCCATTGGCAGACTCATTTAGAACCCTTACTTAGTTCGGGCGCTAACTTAGAACAAGGTGTTACAAAATTAATTGATTTAGGAAACCAATACAATGGTCACGACAACATTACTGGTATACTTATTCGGGCAAAAGTACGCCCAAATTTGGAAAGTTAA
- a CDS encoding basic amino acid ABC transporter substrate-binding protein: MKLFNLKWQQLILSLGCLLLIIACKNFYPTNNSDAIPLRVATDPTFVPFEIQKARGDLEGFDIDLMNALAKPAVGIAKVAGFAVQFESLPFDGTISTLQAKRVDAAISGISITAERLKTIAFSRPYFKAGLAIAVREDNQNIQDFNSLKGKKIAVQIGSTGADFAKTIPNAKISTFNSGPEFFQDLLNGNVDAVVSDAFATLYAIKNGKLKGIRVVADLFTEEYYGIATPKDSPHLDAINKGIETLLSNGTYKQIYQKWFNAEPPEWPNS, translated from the coding sequence GTGAAATTATTTAACCTCAAGTGGCAGCAGCTAATTTTAAGCTTAGGCTGTCTGCTATTGATTATTGCCTGTAAAAATTTCTATCCTACTAATAACTCAGATGCTATACCTCTTAGGGTGGCGACAGATCCCACCTTTGTCCCTTTTGAAATCCAAAAAGCTAGGGGGGACTTGGAAGGTTTTGATATCGATTTGATGAATGCGTTGGCAAAGCCCGCCGTAGGCATCGCTAAAGTAGCAGGTTTTGCAGTCCAATTTGAAAGTCTACCTTTTGATGGCACGATCTCGACTTTGCAAGCTAAAAGAGTTGATGCGGCAATTAGCGGAATCAGCATTACCGCCGAACGCTTGAAAACAATTGCTTTTTCACGACCTTATTTTAAAGCCGGACTAGCGATCGCTGTCCGCGAAGACAATCAAAATATTCAAGACTTCAATAGTCTCAAAGGGAAAAAAATCGCTGTGCAAATTGGTTCTACTGGGGCAGATTTTGCCAAAACCATCCCTAACGCCAAAATTAGTACTTTTAATTCTGGTCCAGAATTTTTCCAAGACTTGCTCAATGGCAACGTTGATGCTGTGGTTAGCGATGCTTTTGCAACTTTGTATGCGATTAAAAATGGCAAACTCAAAGGCATCAGAGTTGTTGCCGATCTCTTTACTGAAGAATACTACGGGATTGCTACACCTAAAGACTCCCCCCATTTAGATGCAATAAACAAAGGTATAGAGACTTTGTTATCCAATGGAACTTACAAGCAAATTTATCAAAAATGGTTTAACGCAGAACCCCCGGAATGGCCAAACTCTTGA
- a CDS encoding PLP-dependent aminotransferase family protein, which yields MVSTTPAYRITDLFAERAKNLAPPTYGTELSKIVTVSFAYGLADPILFPHTDLAAASAVVLAEEAPIALNYGPPSAQLYEQIILRLQAKGIAADRDRLIIGYGSGQILGLLPDVFVEPGDVVIVEGPTFLGVVTRFVHAGARIITIPVDELGMDVDALEVTLNDLKKQGIRPRFIYTIPTFHNPTGATMPLFRRQKLVALAAEYGVLIVEDDAYSDLRFRGETMPSLATLDQEGWVLYVSTFSKIIAPGIRLGWACGDATIIERLAMFKSEGTVGPFVSHVVARYCATGKLDNHIQELIACYKHKCNLLLEAIAQEFPSDVVALRPDGGFFVWCKLPPDISAKALLMAASEHGISFLPGTRCYANGQGDDAIRLAFSFQPTQKIVEGIATLGSVLRGLR from the coding sequence ATGGTTTCTACAACCCCTGCTTACCGAATTACTGATTTGTTCGCCGAACGCGCAAAGAACCTTGCACCACCAACTTACGGTACAGAGTTAAGCAAAATCGTCACCGTCAGCTTTGCCTACGGTCTAGCCGATCCAATTCTCTTTCCTCACACTGACTTGGCTGCTGCAAGTGCCGTTGTGCTGGCAGAAGAGGCTCCGATCGCTCTCAATTACGGCCCGCCTTCCGCTCAACTGTATGAGCAAATTATCCTCCGCTTGCAGGCGAAGGGAATTGCTGCCGATCGCGATCGCTTGATCATTGGCTACGGTTCTGGTCAGATTCTCGGCTTGCTACCAGATGTCTTTGTAGAACCTGGTGATGTAGTAATTGTGGAAGGGCCAACCTTCTTGGGAGTAGTTACCAGATTTGTCCACGCTGGCGCACGTATAATTACCATTCCGGTGGATGAGTTGGGGATGGATGTAGATGCGCTAGAAGTAACATTGAACGATTTAAAGAAACAGGGCATCCGACCCCGATTTATTTATACTATTCCCACCTTTCATAATCCCACAGGTGCTACTATGCCGTTATTTCGCCGCCAAAAACTGGTAGCATTAGCGGCTGAGTATGGCGTTCTAATCGTGGAAGACGATGCTTATAGCGATTTGCGATTCCGAGGAGAAACTATGCCCTCTCTGGCAACTCTCGACCAAGAAGGGTGGGTATTATATGTAAGTACCTTCTCGAAAATTATTGCGCCTGGTATCCGGCTAGGCTGGGCTTGCGGCGACGCAACGATTATTGAGCGGCTGGCGATGTTCAAAAGTGAGGGGACTGTGGGGCCATTTGTCAGCCATGTGGTCGCTCGCTATTGTGCTACAGGGAAACTAGACAATCACATTCAAGAGCTTATTGCCTGCTATAAACATAAGTGCAATTTGTTATTAGAAGCGATCGCTCAAGAGTTTCCCAGTGATGTCGTTGCTCTGCGTCCCGATGGCGGCTTTTTCGTTTGGTGTAAATTGCCACCAGATATCAGCGCTAAAGCACTCCTCATGGCTGCCAGTGAACACGGCATCAGTTTTCTGCCAGGGACTCGCTGCTACGCCAATGGACAAGGGGATGATGCCATTAGGTTAGCTTTTAGCTTTCAGCCAACACAGAAGATTGTTGAGGGAATCGCTACATTAGGATCGGTATTGCGCGGATTGAGGTAA
- the larC gene encoding nickel pincer cofactor biosynthesis protein LarC: MNKIAYLQCPAGISGDMCLGALVSLGVPVEYLIEKLNGLGIEQEYQLRAELVQRNGQQATKVHVDLVHDRHHHDHHGHEHSHDRTRHLPEIEQMILKAGLPSQAEAWSLAVFRQLAVAEGAVHGISPEKVHFHEVGAIDAIVDIVGTCLGLDWLGIESNDEGWPLLYCSAFPTGGGTVRAAHGQMAVPVPAVLKLWEMRGCPVYSNGIDRELVTPTGAAIATTLARDFGSPPAIAIKQVGLGAGTINLPIPNILRLWLGESASLQSNFSNCEDTSSNLETISVLETQIDDLNPQAIGYVFEALFAAGAVDVFTQAIAMKKSRPGILLTVICHPENLLSCEAVIFRETTTLGIRRTTQQRAILQREIQQVEIEYGKVRVKVAWKGQSSEKVIANVQPEYEDCAELARKHNIPWREIQRLALQNWYLVNN; encoded by the coding sequence ATGAATAAAATTGCTTATCTTCAATGTCCGGCAGGAATTTCTGGTGATATGTGCCTGGGTGCTTTGGTAAGTTTGGGTGTTCCTGTGGAGTATTTAATTGAAAAGCTCAATGGATTGGGAATTGAACAGGAATATCAGTTAAGAGCAGAACTTGTCCAACGGAATGGACAACAGGCGACTAAAGTTCATGTCGATTTAGTACACGATCGCCATCACCATGATCACCACGGCCACGAACACAGTCACGATCGCACACGCCACTTGCCAGAAATAGAGCAGATGATTCTCAAAGCGGGGTTGCCATCACAGGCAGAAGCTTGGAGTTTGGCAGTATTCCGACAGCTAGCAGTCGCAGAAGGAGCGGTGCATGGGATTTCCCCTGAAAAAGTTCATTTTCATGAAGTGGGTGCTATAGATGCGATCGTAGATATTGTAGGTACTTGCCTGGGGTTAGATTGGTTGGGGATTGAGAGTAATGACGAAGGATGGCCCCTACTTTACTGCTCGGCGTTTCCCACTGGTGGCGGTACTGTTCGGGCTGCACATGGTCAAATGGCAGTACCAGTACCAGCAGTATTAAAACTTTGGGAAATGCGGGGTTGTCCAGTTTATAGCAATGGCATTGATAGAGAACTGGTGACACCAACAGGAGCTGCGATCGCTACTACTTTGGCAAGAGACTTTGGTTCACCACCCGCGATCGCTATCAAGCAGGTAGGACTGGGAGCAGGAACCATAAATTTACCAATTCCCAATATTTTACGCCTCTGGCTGGGCGAAAGCGCAAGTTTACAGTCAAATTTCAGCAATTGTGAAGATACTAGCTCAAATTTAGAAACTATCTCGGTACTAGAAACCCAAATTGATGATTTAAATCCACAAGCGATCGGCTATGTTTTTGAGGCTTTGTTTGCGGCTGGTGCAGTGGATGTTTTTACCCAAGCGATCGCCATGAAAAAGTCCCGTCCAGGGATTTTACTGACTGTAATTTGTCATCCAGAAAATTTACTCAGTTGTGAAGCGGTTATATTCCGTGAAACTACAACTTTGGGTATTCGGCGAACAACTCAGCAACGCGCCATTTTACAACGGGAAATTCAACAAGTGGAAATTGAATATGGCAAAGTGCGGGTCAAAGTAGCATGGAAGGGACAATCATCAGAGAAAGTTATTGCTAATGTGCAGCCAGAATATGAAGATTGTGCGGAATTAGCCAGAAAACATAATATTCCCTGGCGCGAAATTCAACGGTTGGCATTACAAAATTGGTATTTGGTCAATAACTAA
- a CDS encoding L-threonylcarbamoyladenylate synthase — translation MAKIFSVHPDNPQIRRIEEIKSALSSGAVMLYPTDTVYAIGCDLNAKSAVERVRQIKQLANDKPLTFLCPSLSNVATYAFVSDTAYRIMKRLIPGPYTFLLPATKLVPRLVQSPKRKSTGIRVPNHTVCLELLAALGNPIISTSAHLPADEADNGMIRIDPETVQSRVELFDRLDKLVDIIVDTGEEPTYEVSTILDMTGDEAAIIRRGLGWEAAAAWV, via the coding sequence ATGGCAAAAATTTTCTCAGTCCATCCGGATAATCCTCAAATTCGTCGAATAGAGGAAATAAAGTCGGCGCTTTCTAGTGGCGCAGTCATGCTTTACCCTACTGATACAGTTTATGCGATCGGTTGTGATTTGAATGCTAAGTCGGCGGTAGAACGAGTGCGGCAAATTAAACAGCTAGCAAATGATAAACCACTGACATTTTTATGTCCCTCGCTTTCAAATGTGGCAACTTATGCCTTCGTAAGTGACACAGCCTATCGGATTATGAAACGCCTGATTCCAGGGCCATACACGTTTTTGCTCCCAGCAACTAAATTAGTACCGCGATTGGTGCAAAGCCCCAAGCGGAAAAGTACTGGAATTAGAGTACCAAACCATACTGTGTGTTTGGAGTTGCTGGCAGCTTTGGGCAATCCGATTATTTCAACTTCAGCACATCTGCCAGCAGATGAAGCAGATAATGGCATGATTCGGATAGATCCAGAAACTGTTCAGTCGCGGGTAGAGCTATTTGACCGTTTGGACAAGTTGGTAGACATAATTGTAGACACTGGCGAAGAACCTACTTATGAGGTCTCTACCATCTTAGATATGACCGGAGACGAAGCAGCAATTATACGGAGGGGTTTAGGTTGGGAAGCAGCAGCAGCATGGGTATAA
- a CDS encoding HetZ-related protein produces MKANVINLPNSTPIFENHLSTEEFSDSSETLIELLCQEMQAQVKAAPRCVEALANRIAVEVERICDKSSRIQTSGQIKSWQITLGRHRMQKCLRYYQLGSKQGRVELHSNLGAMVYRHVTLSGSELGFDARYSLIEDFLQAFYIEAIKAFRRENELPHDHTPRTQLQLAEYMAFTEQYAKRRINLPGGANQQLIILRAQGFARRQPQETTVDIEMAVESAKGEEAESYQRNSAVQQLRSQMIAQTNFDPSEESERDRVITELMKYLESQGQSDCMNYLSLKLQDLSAPEIDQILGLTSRQRDYLQQRFKYHVEKFAKQHHWQLVHQWLGAGLEQKLGLSSQQWEIFVNQLTEQQQQILQLKTARQTDQAIAKTIKCTPKQLQKRWTQLLELAWSIRNGHTEAQTG; encoded by the coding sequence ATGAAAGCTAACGTCATCAATCTACCAAACTCTACACCCATTTTTGAAAACCACCTTTCGACCGAAGAATTTTCAGACAGCAGCGAAACCTTGATTGAATTGCTGTGTCAAGAAATGCAAGCACAAGTGAAAGCAGCACCCAGGTGTGTAGAAGCTTTAGCAAACCGCATAGCCGTAGAAGTAGAACGCATTTGCGATAAAAGCTCGCGCATCCAAACATCTGGGCAAATCAAATCCTGGCAGATTACGTTGGGAAGGCATCGGATGCAAAAGTGCTTACGTTACTACCAACTAGGTTCCAAACAAGGGCGGGTGGAATTACATAGTAATTTGGGTGCTATGGTTTACCGCCATGTAACTTTATCTGGCTCTGAGTTGGGCTTTGATGCTCGTTACAGCCTAATTGAAGATTTTTTACAAGCATTTTATATCGAAGCTATCAAAGCTTTCCGCAGAGAAAACGAACTACCTCACGATCACACACCGCGTACTCAGCTGCAATTAGCTGAATATATGGCGTTTACAGAACAGTACGCCAAACGCCGCATCAATTTACCTGGTGGTGCAAATCAGCAATTGATTATCCTGCGGGCCCAAGGTTTTGCTCGTCGTCAGCCACAAGAGACTACCGTGGATATTGAAATGGCGGTGGAGTCTGCTAAGGGTGAAGAAGCAGAATCTTACCAGCGTAACTCGGCGGTGCAACAGTTGCGATCGCAGATGATTGCCCAAACTAATTTCGATCCATCTGAAGAGTCAGAACGCGATCGCGTCATCACTGAATTGATGAAATATCTGGAGTCTCAAGGTCAATCTGATTGTATGAACTACCTCAGCTTGAAGCTTCAAGACCTCTCAGCCCCAGAAATTGACCAAATTCTTGGTTTAACCAGCCGTCAGCGCGATTATCTCCAACAACGCTTTAAATACCACGTAGAAAAGTTTGCCAAACAACACCATTGGCAATTGGTACATCAATGGTTAGGTGCGGGTTTAGAGCAAAAGTTGGGTTTATCTTCCCAACAGTGGGAAATCTTTGTGAATCAACTTACAGAACAACAACAGCAAATATTACAGTTGAAAACTGCAAGGCAAACTGACCAAGCGATCGCAAAAACTATCAAATGCACCCCCAAACAGTTACAAAAGCGCTGGACTCAACTATTAGAACTAGCATGGTCTATCCGCAACGGTCATACTGAAGCACAAACAGGTTGA
- a CDS encoding PD-(D/E)XK nuclease superfamily protein: protein MALTQGGRANKSGNILEGNVEAILNGHNYFQVGNYVPKEFILNAALLPKRYGKEVYIGTGIYHTDLKVDFYVVGSPAMPSGLIFECKWQESPGSVDEKFPYLNMNIQHYYPAPTIVILGGEGMREGASKWLKARVNDNHNLLAVYSLDRFIAWANKNL from the coding sequence ATGGCTCTGACTCAAGGCGGACGGGCAAATAAGTCGGGGAATATTTTAGAAGGAAATGTTGAAGCAATCTTAAATGGACATAATTATTTCCAAGTAGGGAACTATGTCCCAAAAGAATTTATACTAAATGCTGCTTTATTACCAAAGCGCTATGGAAAAGAAGTTTATATTGGAACTGGGATTTATCATACCGATTTGAAGGTTGATTTTTATGTTGTTGGCTCACCTGCAATGCCATCTGGTTTAATTTTCGAGTGCAAATGGCAAGAAAGCCCCGGTTCTGTCGATGAAAAGTTTCCTTACTTGAATATGAACATTCAGCACTATTACCCTGCACCAACTATTGTCATTTTAGGCGGTGAAGGTATGCGAGAAGGCGCAAGCAAATGGCTAAAAGCAAGAGTTAATGATAACCATAATTTATTAGCAGTTTATAGCTTAGACAGATTTATTGCCTGGGCAAATAAAAATCTTTAA
- a CDS encoding DNA adenine methylase encodes MVIQIPKETSPRPFLKWAGGKSRLIQQYIPYFPKSYKNYYEPFLGGGAVFFYLQPKAATLTDINAELINTYCCVRDRVEELISLLKEHKIRHNKDYYYSVRNNSGGTDLEKAARLIYLNKTCFNGLYRVNSQGKFNVPLGRYENPNICSEVLLQAASEALYYAEIKQADFTEVLNHATSSDDFVFFDPPYHPISETSYFTAYSQNCFSKKDQEVLRDTCAELASRGVKVMVCNSDSEFIRNIYTDINFEAYKIKAARSINSNIKNRGMIDELLITSFKDFYLPRQ; translated from the coding sequence ATGGTAATTCAAATCCCCAAGGAAACTAGCCCGCGTCCATTTTTAAAGTGGGCAGGGGGTAAAAGTAGGTTGATACAGCAATATATTCCTTATTTTCCCAAAAGTTATAAAAATTACTATGAACCATTCTTAGGTGGTGGTGCTGTTTTTTTCTATCTCCAACCCAAGGCAGCAACTTTAACTGATATTAACGCCGAATTAATTAACACTTATTGTTGTGTTAGAGATCGTGTTGAAGAATTAATTTCTCTATTAAAAGAGCATAAAATCCGACATAATAAAGATTATTATTATAGTGTCCGAAACAACTCCGGTGGGACTGATCTAGAAAAAGCAGCTCGTCTAATTTATCTTAATAAGACTTGTTTTAATGGTCTTTATCGAGTCAATTCACAGGGAAAGTTCAATGTGCCTTTAGGCAGATATGAAAATCCCAATATTTGTTCTGAGGTTTTGCTGCAAGCTGCATCAGAAGCGCTTTATTATGCAGAAATTAAACAAGCAGATTTTACAGAAGTATTAAATCATGCAACTAGTAGTGATGACTTTGTATTTTTTGACCCACCCTATCATCCTATCAGTGAGACTAGCTATTTCACCGCTTATAGTCAAAATTGTTTTAGTAAAAAAGACCAAGAAGTTTTAAGAGATACTTGTGCCGAGTTGGCAAGTCGTGGTGTTAAAGTTATGGTCTGTAATTCTGATAGCGAATTTATTAGAAATATTTATACAGATATCAATTTTGAAGCTTACAAAATCAAAGCAGCCCGATCAATTAACTCCAATATAAAAAATAGAGGTATGATTGACGAACTATTAATTACATCTTTTAAAGATTTTTATTTGCCCAGGCAATAA
- a CDS encoding DUF751 family protein, which yields MFDGFWDNVFRYPRYLITIVLGLFLNTFAPLVPLLKRPVTLIALLGLFVSSLVFLTFTLRAMLGLSAI from the coding sequence ATGTTTGACGGATTTTGGGATAACGTCTTTCGCTACCCCCGGTACTTAATTACTATCGTCTTAGGGCTGTTTTTGAACACCTTTGCGCCATTAGTGCCACTGTTGAAGCGCCCTGTTACCTTAATCGCCCTTTTAGGTTTATTTGTGAGCAGCCTAGTCTTTCTTACTTTCACCCTACGGGCAATGCTGGGCTTGAGTGCAATCTAG
- the rbfA gene encoding 30S ribosome-binding factor RbfA produces MATNRRVSRVAELIKREVSQMLLNGIKDDRVGTGMVSVTDVDVSGDLQHAKIYVSIYGTDEAKVETMAGLKSATGYVRSELGARVRLRRTPEVIFLEDRSIERGNKVLALLSQLNHDRPPENLLAVEDNTDEDDESFSE; encoded by the coding sequence ATGGCTACAAATCGCCGGGTTTCCCGCGTTGCAGAATTGATCAAACGGGAAGTTAGCCAAATGCTGCTCAACGGCATTAAGGATGACCGTGTGGGTACAGGAATGGTAAGTGTGACTGATGTTGATGTTTCTGGCGATCTCCAACACGCCAAAATCTACGTCAGTATCTATGGTACAGATGAAGCTAAGGTAGAAACAATGGCAGGCTTAAAGTCAGCCACAGGTTACGTCCGCAGTGAACTTGGGGCGCGGGTACGGCTACGTCGTACACCAGAAGTCATCTTTCTCGAAGATCGTTCCATAGAACGTGGTAACAAGGTACTGGCACTACTAAGCCAACTCAATCACGATCGTCCGCCAGAAAATCTGTTAGCAGTAGAAGACAACACAGATGAAGATGATGAATCATTTAGTGAATAA
- a CDS encoding DUF4327 family protein, translating into MSVNTVPSINYYSLDLIQDEARRLVQKGMISRQQPIYTLCQYIPAREWVCVECELEKCDFLLRDRIGDLIGREQWDND; encoded by the coding sequence ATGAGTGTGAATACGGTGCCTTCTATCAATTACTACTCTCTCGATTTGATCCAAGACGAAGCACGTCGACTGGTGCAAAAGGGAATGATTAGCCGACAACAGCCAATATATACCCTCTGCCAATACATTCCAGCGAGAGAGTGGGTTTGCGTTGAATGTGAATTAGAGAAATGTGACTTTTTGTTGCGCGATCGCATTGGCGACCTAATTGGTCGTGAACAGTGGGACAACGACTAA
- a CDS encoding 3-oxoacyl-ACP reductase family protein encodes MSTKKLTGKVALVTGGSRGLGAAIAKRLANDGAIVALTYTSSPQKADEVVLAIEAAAGKALALRADSANVEAVKNAVAETVKAFGRLDILVNNAGVATLAPIDQFSMDDFDRLIAVNIKGVFVATQEAVRHMGEGGRIVMIGSVNSDIMPFAGGSVYALTKGAIASFTRGLARDLGPRGITVNNIQPGPIDTDMNPAEGPFADTMKSMIALQRYGRTEEVAEMVSYLASAEAGFITGASLKIDGGFAA; translated from the coding sequence ATGAGTACCAAAAAACTTACAGGTAAGGTGGCATTGGTAACAGGCGGCTCACGCGGTCTGGGAGCAGCGATCGCCAAACGTCTCGCAAACGATGGTGCAATCGTCGCTCTCACATACACTAGCTCGCCGCAAAAAGCCGACGAGGTAGTGCTTGCCATCGAAGCGGCTGCTGGAAAAGCCCTGGCTCTTCGCGCCGACAGTGCCAATGTCGAAGCCGTGAAAAACGCTGTTGCCGAGACAGTGAAAGCCTTTGGTCGTCTTGACATTCTCGTGAACAATGCGGGGGTCGCCACTTTAGCCCCAATCGATCAATTCTCAATGGATGATTTTGATCGGCTGATTGCGGTTAACATCAAGGGTGTCTTTGTGGCAACTCAGGAGGCTGTTCGCCACATGGGTGAGGGCGGACGGATCGTTATGATTGGCAGTGTCAACAGTGACATAATGCCTTTTGCTGGCGGCTCTGTTTACGCTTTGACCAAGGGTGCGATTGCAAGCTTCACACGCGGTCTTGCCCGCGATCTCGGCCCTCGTGGCATCACGGTGAACAATATTCAACCCGGCCCGATAGACACTGACATGAATCCGGCGGAAGGTCCCTTTGCCGACACCATGAAAAGTATGATTGCCCTCCAACGGTATGGTCGAACAGAAGAAGTCGCCGAGATGGTTTCCTATCTCGCCAGTGCAGAAGCTGGTTTCATCACCGGTGCAAGCCTGAAGATTGATGGCGGCTTTGCAGCCTGA